Proteins encoded in a region of the Planctomycetia bacterium genome:
- a CDS encoding alkene reductase: MDPSHSFAPLLQPFQLGDLALPNRVVMAPLTRGRAGRERIPNAVMAEYYAQRASAGLIISEATTISPQANGWLESPGIYTDAMEAGWRGVTAAVHAAGGRIFLQLWHMGRASHSDFHDGRLPVSASAVRIDGDGIHTPLGKKPYETPRALEAWEIAGVVADYRRASARARAAGFDGVEVHAANGYLLDQFLQSKTNLRTDDYGGSIEKRTRLLREVVEAVSAEWPARRVGVRISPNGVFNDMGSPNFREQFTHAATVLDRCGLAYLHVVDGLGFGFHNLGEPMTLPEFRRVFHGPLIGACGYTPESAAAAIAAGNADLVAFGRPFISNPDLVERCRRGWPLAEPAAMATWYAPTGAAGYTDFPAHPPR; encoded by the coding sequence ATGGATCCCTCACACAGCTTCGCCCCGCTCCTCCAGCCGTTTCAGCTCGGCGATCTCGCCCTTCCCAATCGGGTCGTGATGGCGCCGCTGACGCGGGGCCGGGCCGGCCGGGAGCGGATTCCGAACGCGGTGATGGCCGAGTACTACGCGCAGCGGGCCTCCGCCGGGCTGATCATCTCCGAGGCCACCACGATCTCGCCGCAGGCCAACGGCTGGCTCGAGTCGCCCGGCATCTACACCGACGCCATGGAGGCCGGCTGGCGCGGCGTGACCGCGGCCGTGCATGCCGCCGGCGGCCGGATCTTCCTCCAGCTCTGGCACATGGGCCGGGCGTCGCACAGCGACTTCCACGACGGCCGCCTGCCGGTGTCGGCGTCGGCCGTGCGCATCGACGGCGACGGCATCCATACGCCGCTCGGCAAGAAGCCCTACGAGACGCCGCGGGCCCTTGAGGCATGGGAGATCGCCGGCGTGGTCGCCGACTACCGGCGCGCCTCCGCCCGGGCCCGGGCCGCCGGATTCGACGGCGTGGAGGTGCACGCCGCCAACGGCTATCTTCTCGACCAGTTCCTGCAGTCGAAAACCAACCTTCGCACCGACGACTACGGCGGCAGCATCGAGAAGCGGACGCGGCTGCTCCGTGAGGTCGTCGAGGCGGTGTCCGCCGAGTGGCCGGCCCGACGCGTCGGCGTGCGGATCTCGCCCAACGGCGTCTTCAACGACATGGGATCGCCCAACTTTCGCGAGCAGTTCACGCACGCGGCCACGGTCCTCGACCGTTGCGGCCTCGCCTACCTGCACGTCGTCGACGGACTGGGGTTCGGGTTTCACAACCTCGGCGAGCCGATGACGCTGCCGGAGTTTCGCCGCGTGTTCCACGGGCCGCTGATCGGCGCCTGCGGCTACACGCCGGAGTCCGCCGCGGCGGCGATCGCCGCCGGGAACGCCGACCTCGTCGCCTTCGGCCGGCCGTTCATCAGCAATCCCGACCTCGTCGAG
- a CDS encoding DTW domain-containing protein, which produces MGRSVVRAGAARCPRCSLPPRLCVCDLLPPVATRLAVHVLIHRHEQHKPSSTGRLVARAVTGAACHVYQRATRAHPAAGFPGAAVAPGREPWILHPSGEPLRAADPAELPGQPVILLDGTWRQAGEMLRACEGLGRCVRLPDADAEPSRYWLRDQPARDRLSTAEALLGVFRARGEAEAERGLRLHFELHVYAMLLARGRREMAERYLGHAPLLDAAPEAVAILDARGPDAAR; this is translated from the coding sequence ATGGGACGAAGCGTCGTTCGCGCCGGTGCCGCCCGCTGCCCGCGGTGCAGCCTGCCGCCACGCTTGTGCGTCTGCGACCTGCTGCCACCGGTCGCGACGCGGCTCGCGGTCCACGTGCTCATTCACCGCCACGAGCAGCACAAGCCGTCGAGCACGGGCCGGCTCGTCGCCCGCGCGGTGACCGGCGCCGCCTGCCACGTCTACCAGCGGGCGACGCGGGCGCATCCTGCAGCGGGCTTCCCCGGTGCCGCCGTCGCACCGGGCCGGGAGCCGTGGATCCTCCATCCGAGCGGCGAGCCGCTGCGGGCGGCGGACCCGGCGGAGTTGCCCGGTCAGCCGGTGATCCTTCTCGACGGCACGTGGCGCCAGGCCGGCGAGATGCTCCGTGCCTGCGAGGGACTCGGCCGCTGCGTGCGACTCCCCGACGCCGACGCAGAACCGAGCCGCTACTGGCTCCGTGACCAGCCCGCGCGCGACCGGCTCTCCACGGCCGAGGCACTGCTCGGTGTGTTCCGAGCCCGGGGCGAGGCCGAGGCCGAGCGCGGCCTGCGGCTCCACTTCGAACTCCACGTCTACGCGATGCTGCTCGCCCGCGGCCGGCGCGAGATGGCCGAGCGCTATCTCGGCCACGCGCCCCTGCTCGACGCGGCGCCAGAGGCCGTCGCCATCCTCGACGCCCGCGGACCCGATGCGGCACGCTGA
- the tspO gene encoding tryptophan-rich sensory protein, giving the protein MTDVPWIDWYNGLAKPSWTPAPRTIGLIWQILYPVIVATFGFVFVQAGRGRLPLLVALPFAVNLAANLLFTPIQFGMRNLPLAAVDIVVVWGTILWMMLAIWPHHRWVALAQVPYFVWVSIATVLQLSITWMNRG; this is encoded by the coding sequence ATGACCGACGTGCCCTGGATCGACTGGTACAACGGCCTCGCCAAGCCGTCGTGGACGCCCGCCCCGCGGACGATCGGCCTCATCTGGCAGATTCTTTATCCGGTCATCGTCGCGACGTTCGGGTTCGTGTTCGTGCAGGCGGGCCGGGGCCGGCTGCCACTGCTCGTCGCCCTCCCGTTTGCGGTCAACCTCGCCGCGAATCTCCTGTTCACGCCGATCCAGTTCGGCATGCGGAATCTGCCGCTGGCCGCCGTGGACATCGTCGTCGTCTGGGGCACGATCCTGTGGATGATGCTCGCCATCTGGCCGCATCATCGCTGGGTGGCCCTGGCCCAGGTGCCCTACTTCGTCTGGGTCTCGATCGCCACGGTGCTCCAGCTCTCGATCACCTGGATGAATCGGGGCTGA
- a CDS encoding ATPase AAA, which translates to MIIYAETKRQFLEDVDLNRLERRLIDGFERQTGGVPADRHVWADEYTRFSSALRRADVDDDMQVAIEYHISAAGRSRVDVLLAGNDGTNDNGLVLELKSWSDADKSDVPDLVWSPYGGGSLSQHPCVQARKYKGLILRFNADIADKSVGIHSAAYLFNLVRRKPEPLEDPRYRRIIDDTHLFLADDADALSRYIEKYVRHRSRHDVLYLLEKGRLIPAPALIERVGSMLDGNEEFELLDTQNEAFQIIRHAITGVASAAKRQVFIVHGGPGTGKSVIAVRLLAEVLKSKRLGFLVAPNKAFRDTLAEQLTKRHRDYREDGEALFQSSWSFHTADFMKDRTHEVLIVDEAHRLKDEAYQYKGESMVEDMVRAARISVFFLDETQRVQWIDSGSEERIREAAKKFKANVHAPFTLTAQFRCGGSDGYLNWLDDVLQLRPTGNFDNWADEQYEFRVFDDAQTMYAALQAKNATNKARLIAGYSWEWPTTGRQRHGHVKHVQADGLSLPWNFMGENWATSKDGIEQVGCVHTCQGVEFDWLGVLIGPDLRYENGKVVGDPAKRAKTDSSLKGWKKALTEAKGDADATAEVHAKVQAIIKNTYKVLLSRGRKGCFVWCADPALRDYLRERLRLASRTFAQQAARPTESESGAGAVRIEPKPLGERYAEWLPLYDLQAAASEFGPSTAADCLGWVPTPAGLKADERHFVSQVFGRSMEPLIPDGSYCVFRRDVAGSRGGKVLLVQHRAIADPETGGSYTVKEYRSLKVEDTDSGGGGSWTHTAIHLVPRNKDFHAIWVNPDQVDDLRVIAEFVGLLSG; encoded by the coding sequence GTGATCATCTACGCCGAGACGAAGCGGCAGTTTCTCGAAGATGTCGACCTGAACCGCCTCGAGCGGCGGCTGATCGACGGCTTCGAGCGGCAGACCGGAGGCGTGCCGGCGGATCGGCACGTGTGGGCGGATGAATACACGCGGTTCTCGAGCGCGCTGCGGCGGGCCGATGTCGATGACGACATGCAGGTGGCCATCGAATACCACATCTCCGCCGCCGGCCGATCCCGGGTGGACGTCTTGCTCGCCGGCAATGACGGCACCAACGACAACGGCCTGGTGCTCGAGCTCAAGTCGTGGAGCGACGCCGACAAGTCGGACGTGCCGGACCTCGTCTGGTCGCCCTACGGCGGCGGCTCGCTCTCCCAGCATCCCTGCGTGCAGGCCCGCAAATACAAGGGGCTGATCCTGCGGTTCAATGCCGACATCGCCGACAAGAGCGTGGGCATCCACTCGGCCGCCTACCTCTTCAACCTCGTCCGCCGAAAGCCGGAGCCGCTCGAGGATCCCCGCTACCGCCGCATCATCGACGACACGCATCTTTTCCTCGCCGACGATGCCGACGCCCTCTCGCGGTATATCGAGAAATACGTGCGGCACCGGTCGCGGCACGACGTGCTCTACCTGCTGGAGAAGGGGCGGCTCATCCCGGCGCCCGCGCTCATCGAACGCGTGGGCAGCATGCTCGACGGCAACGAGGAGTTTGAACTGCTCGACACCCAGAACGAAGCCTTCCAGATCATTCGGCATGCGATCACCGGCGTGGCGAGCGCCGCCAAGCGGCAGGTGTTCATCGTGCACGGCGGGCCCGGCACGGGAAAATCCGTCATCGCCGTGCGACTGCTCGCCGAGGTGCTGAAATCAAAGCGGCTGGGGTTTCTGGTCGCGCCCAACAAGGCGTTTCGCGACACGCTCGCCGAGCAGCTCACGAAGCGGCACCGTGACTACCGGGAGGATGGGGAGGCCCTGTTTCAGTCGTCGTGGAGTTTTCACACGGCCGATTTCATGAAAGACAGAACGCACGAGGTCTTGATCGTGGACGAGGCCCACCGCCTGAAAGACGAGGCCTATCAATACAAGGGTGAGAGCATGGTGGAAGACATGGTGCGGGCGGCCCGCATCAGCGTGTTCTTTCTCGACGAGACGCAGCGGGTGCAGTGGATCGACTCGGGCAGCGAGGAGCGGATCCGGGAAGCGGCGAAGAAGTTCAAGGCCAACGTCCATGCCCCCTTTACGCTCACGGCCCAGTTCCGCTGCGGCGGCTCCGACGGCTATCTCAACTGGCTCGACGACGTGCTGCAGCTGCGGCCCACGGGCAACTTCGACAACTGGGCCGACGAGCAGTATGAGTTTCGGGTGTTCGACGACGCCCAGACGATGTACGCCGCGCTGCAGGCCAAGAACGCCACCAACAAGGCCCGCCTGATCGCTGGATATTCGTGGGAGTGGCCCACGACGGGCCGCCAGCGGCATGGGCACGTGAAGCACGTGCAGGCCGACGGGCTCTCGCTGCCGTGGAACTTCATGGGCGAGAACTGGGCAACGTCGAAGGACGGCATCGAGCAGGTCGGCTGCGTGCATACCTGCCAGGGCGTGGAATTCGATTGGCTGGGCGTGCTCATCGGGCCGGACCTGCGGTACGAAAACGGAAAGGTCGTCGGCGATCCCGCGAAGCGGGCCAAGACCGACAGCTCGCTCAAGGGCTGGAAGAAGGCCCTCACCGAGGCCAAGGGCGACGCGGACGCAACCGCTGAAGTCCACGCGAAAGTGCAGGCGATTATCAAGAACACCTACAAGGTGCTGCTCTCACGGGGCCGAAAGGGATGCTTCGTGTGGTGCGCGGATCCGGCCTTGAGAGACTATCTCCGCGAGCGGCTCCGGCTGGCGTCGCGAACGTTTGCGCAGCAGGCAGCGAGGCCGACGGAAAGCGAATCGGGCGCGGGCGCGGTTCGCATCGAGCCGAAGCCGTTGGGCGAGCGATATGCAGAATGGCTGCCCCTCTATGACCTCCAGGCTGCTGCGAGCGAATTTGGCCCAAGCACGGCGGCCGACTGCCTCGGCTGGGTCCCGACGCCGGCGGGCCTCAAGGCGGACGAGCGGCATTTCGTGTCGCAGGTTTTCGGCCGGTCGATGGAGCCGCTGATTCCCGACGGCTCCTACTGCGTGTTTCGCCGCGACGTGGCCGGCAGCCGTGGCGGCAAGGTGCTGCTGGTTCAGCACCGGGCGATCGCCGACCCCGAGACGGGTGGGTCGTACACCGTGAAGGAGTATCGCTCCCTCAAGGTGGAAGACACGGACTCCGGCGGAGGCGGATCGTGGACGCACACGGCGATTCACCTGGTGCCGCGGAACAAGGATTTCCACGCGATCTGGGTCAACCCCGACCAAGTGGACGACCTCCGCGTCATCGCGGAATTCGTCGGCCTGCTGTCGGGCTGA
- a CDS encoding nucleotide pyrophosphohydrolase, whose amino-acid sequence MKKPTPARRPTGTKIDSWQALMAEARRFRDARDWSQFHTPKNLAAAIAIEAAELQERFLWKSDKEIERELKDNAKRDAVVEEVADVLLFALLLADRLDIDVGKAIADKLASNEQKYPVALARGNARKYTELREP is encoded by the coding sequence ATGAAAAAACCCACCCCAGCCCGCCGTCCCACCGGCACGAAAATTGATTCCTGGCAGGCACTCATGGCCGAGGCCCGCCGGTTTCGCGACGCCCGCGACTGGTCGCAATTTCACACGCCGAAGAATCTCGCTGCCGCCATCGCCATCGAGGCGGCGGAACTGCAGGAGCGGTTTCTCTGGAAGAGCGACAAGGAGATCGAACGCGAGCTGAAGGACAACGCCAAACGCGACGCCGTCGTGGAAGAGGTCGCCGACGTCCTGCTCTTTGCACTCCTGCTCGCCGATCGGCTCGACATCGACGTCGGCAAGGCAATCGCCGATAAGCTCGCCTCCAACGAGCAGAAATACCCCGTCGCCCTCGCCCGCGGCAACGCCCGGAAATACACGGAGCTCCGCGAGCCGTGA
- a CDS encoding carbohydrate porin, which translates to MRPHGGAHDGQRRTRWIGWPAWCLAAGLGWCLGGPVTAADPPQPYLAEPRYELAPHLLGAKTGSRQRLADAGVSILADNTGFFIGNTNGGFDQAFDYAGHGDYCMLADGSTLGVRDGLYLKLRAEHRYGSTIVGNVGCFISPTLIADLPIYDSEEVYLTNVLLTQELSDAFSVFAGKMDTLDGDMNAFAHGRGKTQFSNMGFVFNPIVSATVPYSTLGAGFVLHPADGPMAMVTVLNSTDTTATSGFDTLFSDGMLLSVAVRVPTRLFDRPGHQLLGGTWNSRTYTSIAEAYIPYPDVATPTIRGSWCLYWNFDQYLFVDPTDASRGWGPFGRAGIADPATSPIDAFLSVGLGGNVPVRTRPDDTFGVGWYWASTSPQIGTLITAQFGPIGDGQGIECFYNYALTRAVRITPDVQYVVPALRSAAPAVIAGVRALVSF; encoded by the coding sequence ATGCGACCACACGGCGGGGCTCACGACGGGCAGCGGCGCACCCGCTGGATCGGCTGGCCGGCCTGGTGCCTGGCCGCCGGGCTGGGGTGGTGCCTTGGCGGCCCGGTCACGGCGGCCGATCCGCCGCAGCCGTATCTCGCGGAGCCGCGGTATGAACTGGCGCCGCACCTGCTGGGCGCGAAGACCGGCTCCCGGCAGCGTCTGGCCGACGCCGGCGTGAGCATCCTCGCCGACAACACGGGCTTCTTCATCGGCAACACGAACGGCGGCTTCGATCAGGCCTTCGACTACGCCGGTCACGGCGACTACTGCATGCTCGCCGACGGCAGCACACTCGGCGTCCGCGACGGGCTGTACCTCAAGCTCCGCGCCGAGCATCGCTATGGTTCGACGATCGTCGGCAACGTGGGCTGCTTCATCTCGCCGACGCTCATCGCCGACCTGCCTATCTACGACAGCGAGGAGGTGTATCTGACCAACGTCCTGCTCACGCAGGAGCTCAGCGACGCGTTCTCCGTGTTCGCCGGCAAGATGGACACGCTCGACGGCGACATGAACGCCTTCGCCCACGGGCGGGGCAAGACGCAGTTCTCGAACATGGGGTTCGTGTTCAATCCGATCGTGAGTGCGACCGTGCCCTACTCCACCCTGGGCGCCGGATTCGTGCTCCATCCCGCCGACGGCCCGATGGCGATGGTGACCGTGCTGAACTCGACCGACACGACCGCCACGAGCGGCTTCGACACGCTGTTCAGCGACGGCATGCTCCTGTCGGTGGCCGTGCGGGTGCCCACGCGCCTGTTCGACCGGCCCGGCCACCAGCTGCTCGGCGGCACCTGGAACAGCCGGACATACACGTCGATCGCCGAGGCCTACATCCCCTATCCGGACGTGGCCACGCCGACGATCCGCGGCTCGTGGTGCCTGTACTGGAACTTCGACCAGTACCTGTTCGTCGATCCGACCGATGCGTCGCGGGGCTGGGGTCCGTTTGGCCGTGCGGGGATCGCGGATCCCGCCACGAGCCCGATCGACGCCTTCCTGAGCGTCGGCCTCGGGGGCAACGTGCCGGTCCGGACGCGGCCTGACGACACGTTCGGCGTCGGCTGGTACTGGGCATCGACCAGTCCCCAGATCGGCACGCTGATCACGGCGCAGTTCGGGCCGATCGGCGACGGCCAGGGCATCGAGTGCTTCTACAACTACGCGCTGACGCGTGCCGTCCGCATCACGCCCGACGTGCAGTATGTGGTGCCGGCCCTGCGGTCCGCTGCACCGGCCGTGATCGCGGGCGTCCGGGCGCTCGTGAGTTTCTGA
- a CDS encoding DUF4926 domain-containing protein, producing the protein MIDELDEVVLTCDLPDHGLAAGDIGTVVLVHDEGKGYEVEFMTLDGETIAVATLRAEQVRPVQHDEIAHAR; encoded by the coding sequence GTGATCGATGAACTCGACGAAGTCGTGCTGACGTGCGATCTCCCTGACCACGGCCTCGCAGCCGGCGACATCGGGACGGTCGTGCTGGTGCATGACGAGGGTAAGGGATACGAAGTCGAGTTCATGACGCTCGACGGGGAAACGATTGCCGTGGCAACGCTGCGAGCCGAACAGGTGCGGCCCGTGCAACACGACGAGATCGCCCACGCGAGATAG
- a CDS encoding addiction module antitoxin RelB, whose amino-acid sequence MSNNLSVESLSTPEELALMERLWVSLSQRPSDVPSPAWHGAVLAERIAAVREGRTSFVDWEDAKKRLQARGS is encoded by the coding sequence ATGAGCAACAATCTTTCCGTTGAATCCCTGAGCACGCCCGAAGAGCTCGCCCTCATGGAGCGGCTCTGGGTATCGCTTTCGCAGCGGCCTTCGGACGTTCCATCGCCGGCGTGGCACGGCGCTGTGCTCGCGGAACGGATTGCCGCGGTGCGAGAAGGCCGCACGTCGTTCGTTGATTGGGAGGATGCGAAGAAGCGGCTTCAGGCCCGCGGCTCATGA
- a CDS encoding hypothetical protein (possible pseudo, frameshifted) has translation MTRVRRNPDSPDSVRTRLAAIATERRADFQAVLTEFVTERFLYRLGASAHASRFVLKGATLLALWQLNRRRATWDIDLHAPSRASVPEIVAAIREILGTPAADAIRFDEATLEADEIRTRHAHGGVTIRIDALLGVARIPMQIDVGFGDVILPPAARAEFPVLLDHPAPVVAVYPRESVVAEKAEAILTLGATNSRMKDFYDLFVFSNAFAFAGPTLAASLEGTFRHRGTAIPDELPLALTTAFMADPSREVQWRAFLRRSRLDAEPDPAHVAEAIQVFLWPLLCAVRDAVPFTQMWKPGGPWTPEAE, from the coding sequence ATGACACGAGTGCGCCGCAATCCGGACAGCCCCGATTCCGTGCGGACACGGCTCGCAGCGATCGCCACGGAACGACGGGCGGATTTTCAGGCGGTGCTCACGGAATTCGTGACCGAGCGGTTTCTCTACCGGCTCGGTGCCTCGGCCCATGCAAGTCGCTTCGTGCTCAAGGGCGCGACGCTTCTCGCGCTCTGGCAGCTCAACCGCCGACGCGCCACCTGGGATATCGATCTTCATGCCCCAAGTCGGGCATCCGTTCCGGAGATCGTGGCGGCCATCCGCGAGATTCTGGGCACGCCGGCGGCCGACGCGATCCGATTCGACGAAGCCACGCTCGAGGCCGACGAGATCAGAACACGCCATGCCCACGGGGGCGTGACGATCAGGATCGACGCGCTGCTTGGGGTAGCGCGGATTCCGATGCAAATCGACGTCGGTTTCGGTGACGTGATTCTGCCGCCTGCGGCACGAGCGGAGTTTCCCGTGTTGCTCGACCATCCGGCGCCCGTGGTCGCCGTCTATCCGCGCGAGAGTGTCGTGGCCGAGAAGGCGGAAGCGATCCTGACGCTCGGCGCGACCAATAGTCGGATGAAAGATTTTTACGATCTGTTCGTGTTTTCCAATGCGTTTGCCTTCGCGGGCCCGACCCTGGCCGCAAGCCTGGAGGGCACGTTCCGGCATCGCGGCACAGCCATACCGGACGAACTTCCGCTCGCGCTGACGACCGCCTTCATGGCTGATCCGAGTCGCGAGGTGCAATGGCGGGCATTTCTCCGCCGGAGCCGTCTCGATGCGGAACCGGATCCGGCGCACGTGGCCGAAGCGATTCAGGTGTTTCTCTGGCCGCTGCTGTGCGCTGTCCGCGATGCCGTGCCGTTCACGCAGATGTGGAAGCCCGGCGGGCCATGGACGCCCGAGGCGGAGTAG
- a CDS encoding transcriptional regulator: MDTPETKARTFLRREGVARSRDLERAGVSRAMLAKLVERGAVSRISRGLYSLPDARTSASHQFAAVARHVPRGVICLLSALRFHRLTTQNPYEIWVAVPSKAWRPAGMAAGIRFVHVSQRHLDDGVEEHLIDGTKVRMTNPAKTVADCFKFRNSIGTDVAIEALREFLRQSPQKTEALLRHARVDRVERVIRPYLESLA, encoded by the coding sequence GTGGACACTCCCGAAACCAAGGCCCGGACGTTTCTCCGTCGCGAAGGCGTGGCCCGCAGCCGCGATCTTGAACGGGCCGGCGTGTCGCGGGCGATGCTCGCGAAGCTCGTCGAGCGGGGCGCGGTCAGCCGCATTTCCCGCGGGCTCTACTCGCTCCCTGATGCCCGCACGTCGGCAAGTCACCAGTTCGCCGCCGTCGCTCGGCACGTTCCCCGCGGCGTCATCTGCCTCCTCTCTGCCCTGCGGTTCCACCGGCTCACCACCCAAAACCCATACGAGATCTGGGTGGCTGTTCCGTCCAAGGCGTGGCGACCGGCCGGAATGGCCGCCGGCATCCGGTTCGTGCACGTGTCGCAGCGGCATCTCGACGACGGCGTCGAAGAGCACCTCATCGACGGAACGAAGGTGCGCATGACCAACCCCGCGAAAACCGTCGCGGACTGTTTCAAGTTTCGCAATTCGATCGGCACCGACGTCGCGATCGAGGCCCTCCGGGAGTTTCTCCGCCAGTCACCGCAAAAGACCGAGGCACTGCTCCGTCATGCACGAGTCGATCGCGTGGAACGCGTGATTCGGCCGTATCTCGAAAGCCTGGCATGA
- the fabF1 gene encoding 3-oxoacyl-[acyl-carrier-protein] synthase 2: MSQASGPRSGREPVVITGLGAVSPLGTNFDEIASGLLAGRSGIREIETVGPHGARQFAAPVAAIPYPGAGCGLAAEGFAALDRLERIQLGPLAAALADSGLRGATAPRDRVPRIGLVLGLGAEHLKRWEDDFLSGGTSVFEPRRDRTIVHALARLLRLDGPVVTVAAACASSGYALAMARTWLDAGWVDACLAGGCDILSPTSIAAFYNLRALSRRSDDPARASRPFDRGRDGFVMGEGGAFFVLERRSAALARGARLRCELAGVGMSSDGAHMVIPSSDPTNAARALAKSLEDAGVAPEEVDYVNAHAAGTPVGDVAEAAAIRLALGAATDSVPVSSTKSMSGHLVSGAAAFELLACLAAVERQAVPPTVNLDEPDERCRLDHVPHVHRPRRVRVAASNSFGFGGSNLCLVIRGAA; the protein is encoded by the coding sequence ATGAGCCAGGCGTCCGGTCCGCGGAGCGGCCGCGAGCCCGTGGTGATCACGGGCCTGGGAGCGGTGTCGCCGCTCGGCACGAACTTCGACGAGATCGCCTCCGGCCTGCTGGCCGGGCGATCGGGCATCCGTGAAATTGAAACGGTCGGCCCGCACGGCGCGCGCCAGTTCGCAGCGCCGGTGGCGGCCATTCCCTATCCGGGCGCGGGCTGCGGGCTGGCGGCGGAGGGTTTCGCGGCGCTCGACCGGCTGGAGCGGATTCAGCTCGGTCCGCTGGCGGCGGCGCTGGCCGACTCCGGCCTGCGCGGTGCGACTGCGCCGCGTGACCGGGTGCCGCGGATCGGGCTCGTGCTCGGGCTCGGTGCCGAGCACCTCAAGCGTTGGGAGGACGACTTCCTCTCCGGGGGCACGAGCGTGTTCGAGCCGCGTCGCGACCGGACGATCGTGCATGCGCTTGCCCGGCTCTTGCGGCTCGACGGGCCGGTGGTGACCGTGGCCGCGGCCTGTGCGTCGAGCGGCTACGCCCTGGCGATGGCCCGCACGTGGCTCGATGCCGGCTGGGTGGACGCCTGCCTGGCGGGTGGCTGCGACATCCTCAGTCCGACGAGCATCGCCGCCTTCTACAACCTCCGTGCCTTGTCCCGGCGCAGCGACGACCCGGCCCGGGCCTCGCGGCCGTTCGACCGGGGCCGCGACGGGTTCGTGATGGGCGAGGGCGGGGCATTCTTCGTGCTCGAGCGCCGGTCGGCCGCCCTGGCCCGTGGTGCCCGGCTGCGGTGTGAGCTGGCTGGTGTGGGGATGTCGAGCGACGGCGCCCACATGGTGATTCCGAGCAGCGATCCGACCAATGCGGCCCGGGCGCTGGCGAAGTCGCTGGAGGATGCCGGCGTGGCTCCCGAGGAGGTCGACTACGTCAACGCCCATGCCGCCGGCACGCCGGTGGGAGACGTCGCCGAGGCGGCGGCGATCCGGCTGGCGCTCGGGGCCGCGACCGATTCCGTGCCGGTGAGTTCGACGAAGAGCATGTCGGGGCACCTGGTGAGCGGCGCGGCGGCGTTCGAACTGCTCGCCTGCCTGGCGGCGGTCGAGCGGCAGGCCGTGCCGCCGACGGTGAACCTCGACGAGCCCGACGAGCGCTGCCGGCTCGACCATGTGCCGCACGTCCACCGTCCGCGCCGCGTCCGGGTGGCGGCGAGCAATTCGTTCGGCTTCGGCGGCTCGAACCTGTGCCTCGTGATCCGCGGGGCGGCCTGA
- a CDS encoding NAD-dependent dehydratase has protein sequence MASVKRILVTGGAGFLGSHLCDRLVAAGHDVVCVDNFYTSQKSNVAHLLGQGNFELIRHDIIHPLWLEVDEIYNLACPAAPGHYQFNPIKTLKTSVIGSINVLGMARRCRAKVLQASTSEVYGDPEVHPQPESYRGAVNPIGPRACYDEGKRAAETLFMDYHRANGVNVRIVRIFNTYGPRMHPYDGRVVSTFIRQAVAGEPITIFGSGNQTRSFCYRDDLVEGMIRMMDAPDDFTGPVNIGNPGEFTIRELAELTCELTGSRVPLVERPLPTDDPERRRPDISLARERLGWEPQVPLREGLARTIAWFRSIDVDSYRAPTPNWR, from the coding sequence ATGGCGTCCGTGAAGCGGATTCTCGTCACCGGCGGCGCCGGCTTCCTCGGCAGCCACCTCTGCGACCGGCTGGTCGCGGCCGGCCACGACGTCGTCTGCGTCGACAACTTCTACACCAGCCAGAAGTCGAACGTCGCCCACCTCCTCGGCCAGGGCAACTTCGAGCTCATCCGCCACGACATCATCCATCCGCTCTGGTTGGAGGTGGACGAGATCTACAACCTCGCCTGTCCGGCGGCCCCCGGGCATTACCAGTTCAACCCGATCAAGACCCTGAAGACGAGCGTCATCGGGTCGATCAACGTTCTCGGCATGGCCCGGCGCTGTCGGGCGAAGGTGCTCCAGGCGTCCACGAGCGAGGTCTACGGCGATCCGGAGGTCCATCCGCAGCCGGAGAGCTACCGCGGGGCGGTGAACCCGATCGGGCCGCGGGCCTGCTACGACGAGGGGAAGCGGGCGGCCGAGACGCTGTTCATGGACTACCACCGGGCCAACGGCGTCAACGTCCGCATCGTGCGGATCTTCAACACGTACGGCCCGCGGATGCATCCTTATGATGGCCGGGTGGTGAGCACGTTCATCCGCCAGGCGGTCGCCGGGGAGCCGATCACGATCTTCGGTAGCGGCAACCAGACGCGGAGCTTCTGCTACCGCGACGACCTCGTCGAGGGCATGATCCGGATGATGGACGCGCCGGACGATTTCACGGGCCCGGTGAACATCGGCAACCCGGGGGAGTTTACGATCCGCGAGCTCGCCGAACTGACCTGTGAGTTGACCGGTTCGCGGGTGCCGCTGGTGGAGCGGCCCTTGCCGACCGATGACCCCGAGCGCCGCCGCCCCGACATCTCGCTGGCCCGGGAGCGGCTCGGCTGGGAGCCGCAGGTGCCGCTTCGCGAGGGGCTCGCGCGGACGATCGCGTGGTTCCGCTCGATCGACGTCGACAGTTACCGGGCGCCGACGCCCAACTGGCGCTGA